In Macaca fascicularis isolate 582-1 chromosome 15, T2T-MFA8v1.1, one genomic interval encodes:
- the DAB2IP gene encoding disabled homolog 2-interacting protein isoform X17 produces MEPDSLLDQDDSYESPQERPGSRRSLPGSLSEKSPSMEPSAATPFRVTGFLSRRLKGSIKRTKSQPKLDRNHSFRHILPGFRSAAAAAADNERSHLMPRLKESRSHESLLSPSSAVEALDLSMEEEVVIKPVHSSILGQDYCFEVTTSSGSKCFSCRSAAERDKWMENLRRAVHPNKDNSRRVEHILKLWVIEAKDLPAKKKYLCELCLDDVLYARTTGKLKTDNVFWGEHFEFHNLPPLRTVTVHLYRETDKKKKKERNSYLGLVSLPAASVAGRQFVEKWYPVVTPNPKGGKGPGPMIRIKARYQTITILPMEMYKEFAEHITNHYLGLCAALEPILSAKTKEEMASALVHILQSTGKVKDFLTDLMMSEVDRCGDNEHLIFRENTLATKAIEEYLKLVGQKYLQDALGEFIKALYESDENCEVDPSKCSAADLPEHQGNLKMCCELAFCKIINSYCVFPRELKEVFASWRQECSSRGRPDISERLISASLFLRFLCPAIMSPSLFNLLQEYPDDRTARTLTLIAKVTQNLANFAKFGSKEEYMSFMNQFLEHEWTNMQRFLLEISNPETLSNTAGFEGYIDLGRELSSLHSLLWEAISQLEQSIVSKLGPLPRILRDVHTALSTPGSGQLSGTNDLASTPGSGSSSISAGLQKMVIENDLSGLIDFTRLPSPTPENKDLFFVTRSSGVQPSPARSSSYSEANEPDLQMANGGKSLSMVDLQDARALDGEAGSPAGPDVLPTDGQAPAAQLVAGWPARATPVSLAGLATVRRAGQTPTTPGTSEGAPGRPQLLAPLSFQNPVYQMAAGLPLSPRGLGDSGSEGHSSLSSHSNSEELAAAAKLGSFSTAAEELARRPGELARRQMSLTEKGGQPTVPRQNSAGPQRRIDQPPPPPPPPPPAPRGRTPPNLLGTLQYPRPSSGTLASASPDWAGPSTRLRQQSSSSKGDSPELKPRSVHKQGPSPVSPNALDRTAAWLLTMNAQLLEDEGLGPDPPHRDRLRSKDELSQAEKDLAVLQDKLRISTKKLEEYETLFKCQEETTQKLVLEYQARLEEGEERLRRQQEDKDIQMKGIISRLMSVEEELKKDHAEMQAAVDSKQKIIDAQEKRIASLDAANARLMSALTQLKESMH; encoded by the exons GTCCCATCTGATGCCAAGGCTGAAGGAGTCTCGCTCCCACGAGTCCCTGCTCAGCCCCAGCAGTGCGGTGGAGGCGCTGGACCTCAGCATGGAGGAAGAGGTGGTCATCAAACCCGTGCACAGCAGCATCCTTGGCCAGGACTACTGCTTCGAG GTGACGACGTCATCAGGAAGCAAGTGCTTTTCCTGCCGTTCTGCAGCTGAGCGGGATAAGTGGATGGAGAACCTGCGGCGAGCAGTGCACCCCAACAAG GACAACAGCCGGCGTGTGGAACACATCCTGAAGCTGTGGGTGATTGAGGCCAAGGACCTGCCGGCCAAGAAGAAGTACCTGTGTGAGCTGTGCCTGGATGATGTGCTCTACGCCCGTACCACGGGCAAGCTCAAGACGGACAATGTTTTCTGGGGCGAGCACTTCGAGTTCCACAACCTGCCACCCCTGCGCACAGTCACTGTCCACCTGTACCGGGAGACcgacaagaagaagaagaaggagcgCAACAGTTACTTGGGCTTGGTGAGCCTGCCCGCTGCCTCGGTGGCCGGGCGGCAGTTCGTGGAGAAGTGGTACCCGGTGGTGACGCCCAACCCCAAGGGCGGCAAGGGTCCTGGGCCCATGATCCGCATCAAGGCGCGCTACCAAACCATCACCATCCTGCCCATGGAGATGTACAAAGAGTTCGCTGAGCACATCACCAACCACTACCTGGGGCTGTGTGCAGCCCTCGAGCCCATCCTCAGTGCCAAGACCAAGGAGGAGATGGCATCTGCCCTGGTGCACATCCTGCAGAGCACGGGCAAGGTGAAG GACTTCCTGACAGACCTGATGATGTCAGAGGTGGACCGCTGTGGGGACAACGAGCACCTCATCTTCCGGGAGAACACACTGGCCACCAAGGCCATCGAGGAGTACCTCAAGCTAGTGGGCCAGAAGTACCTGCAGGACGCCCTAG GTGAGTTCATCAAAGCACTGTACGAGTCAGATGAGAACTGCGAGGTGGATCCCAGCAAGTGCTCGGCCGCTGACCTCCCAGAGCACCAGGGCAACCTCAAGATGTGCTGCGAGCTGGCCTTCTGCAAGATCATCAACTCCTACTG CGTCTTCCCACGGGAGTTGAAAGAGGTGTTTGCCTCGTGGAGGCAGGAGTGCAGCAGCCGCGGCCGGCCGGACATCAGTGAGCGGCTCATCAGCGCCTCCCTCTTCCTGCGCTTCCTCTGCCCAGCCATCATGTCGCCCTCACTCTTCAACCTGCTGCAGGAGTACCCCGATGACCGCACTGCCCGCACCCTCACCCTCATCGCCAAGGTCACCCAGAACCTGGCCAACTTTGCCAA ATTCGGCAGCAAGGAGGAGTACATGTCCTTCATGAACCAGTTCCTAGAGCATGAGTGGACCAACATGCAGCGCTTCCTGTTGGAGATCTCCAACCCCGAGACCCTCTCCAACACAGCTGGCTTCGAGGGCTACATCGACTTGGGCCGCGAGCTCTCCAGCCTGCACTCACTGCTCTGGGAGGCCATCAGCCAGCTGGAGCAG AGCATAGTGTCCAAACTGGGACCCCTGCCTCGGATCCTGAGGGACGTCCACACAGCGCTGAGCACCCCAGGTAGTGGGCAGCTGTCAGGGACCAACGACCTGGCCTCCACACCAGGCTCTGGCAGCAGCAGCATCTCAGCTGGGCTGCAGAAGATGGTGATCGAGAATGATCTTTCCGG TCTGATAGATTTCACCCGGTTACCGTCTCCAACCCCCGAAAACAAGGACTTGTTTTTTGTCACAAGGTCCTCCGGGGTCCAGCCCTCACCTGCCCGCAGCTCGAGTTACTCGGAAGCCAACGAGCCTGATCTTCAGATGGCCAACGGTGGCAAGAGCCTCTCCATGGTGGACCTCCAGGATGCCCGTGCGCTGGATGGGGAGGCAGGCTCCCCAGCGGGCCCCGATGTCCTCCCCACAGATGGGCAGGCCCCTGCAGCTCAGCTGGTGGCTGGGTGGCCAGCCCGGGCAACCCCAGTGAGCCTGGCAGGGCTGGCCACGGTGCGGCGGGCAGGCCAGACACCAACCACACCAGGCACCTCCGAGGGCGCGCCAGGCCGGCCCCAGCTGTTGGCACCGCTCTCCTTCCAGAACCCTGTGTACCAGATGGCGGCTGGCCTGCCGCTGTCACCCCGCGGCCTTGGCGACTCAGGCTCTGAGGGCCACAGCTCCCTGAGCTCACACAGCAACAGCGAGGAATTGGCGGCCGCTGCCAAGCTGGGAAGTTTCAGCACTGCCGCGGAGGAGCTGGCTCGGCGGCCCGGTGAGCTGGCACGGCGACAGATGTCACTGACTGAAAAAGGCGGGCAGCCCACGGTGCCACGGCAGAACAGTGCTGGCCCCCAGAGGAGGATCGACCAGCctccgcccccacccccgccgccACCTCCTGCCCCCCGCGGCCGGACGCCCCCCAACCTGCTGGGCACCCTGCAGTACCCAAGACCCTCAAGCGGAACCCTGGCATCGGCCTCACCTGATTGGGCAGGCCCCAGTACCCGCCTGAGGCAGCAGTCCTCTTCCTCCAAGGGGGACAGCCCAGAACTGAAGCCACGGTCAGTGCACAAGCAG GGCCCTTCACCCGTGAGCCCCAATGCCCTGGACCGCACAGCCGCTTGGCTCTTGACCATGAACGCGCAGTTGTTAGAAGACGAGGGCCTGGGCCCAGACCCCCCCCACAGGGATAGGCTAAGGAGTAAGGACGAGCTCAGCCAAGCAGAAAAG GACCTGGCGGTACTGCAGGACAAGCTGCGAATCTCCACCAAGAAGCTGGAGGAGTATGAGACCCTGTTCAAGTGCCAGGAGGAGACGACGCAGAAGCTGGTGCTGGAGTACCAGGCAcggctggaggagggagaggagcggCTACGGCGGCAGCAGGAGGACAAGGACATCCAGATGAAGGGCATCATCAGCAG GTTGATGTCTGTGGAGGAAGAACTGAAGAAGGACCATGCAGAGATGCAAGCAGCTGTGGACTCCAAACAGAAGATCATTGATGCCCAG GAGAAGCGCATTGCCTCGCTGGATGCCGCCAATGCCCGCCTCATGAGTGCCCTGACCCAGCTGAAAGAGAG tatGCATTAG
- the DAB2IP gene encoding disabled homolog 2-interacting protein isoform X29, whose protein sequence is MGRNISGAVPGVILFGVQSHLMPRLKESRSHESLLSPSSAVEALDLSMEEEVVIKPVHSSILGQDYCFEVTTSSGSKCFSCRSAAERDKWMENLRRAVHPNKDNSRRVEHILKLWVIEAKDLPAKKKYLCELCLDDVLYARTTGKLKTDNVFWGEHFEFHNLPPLRTVTVHLYRETDKKKKKERNSYLGLVSLPAASVAGRQFVEKWYPVVTPNPKGGKGPGPMIRIKARYQTITILPMEMYKEFAEHITNHYLGLCAALEPILSAKTKEEMASALVHILQSTGKVKDFLTDLMMSEVDRCGDNEHLIFRENTLATKAIEEYLKLVGQKYLQDALGEFIKALYESDENCEVDPSKCSAADLPEHQGNLKMCCELAFCKIINSYCVFPRELKEVFASWRQECSSRGRPDISERLISASLFLRFLCPAIMSPSLFNLLQEYPDDRTARTLTLIAKVTQNLANFAKFGSKEEYMSFMNQFLEHEWTNMQRFLLEISNPETLSNTAGFEGYIDLGRELSSLHSLLWEAISQLEQSIVSKLGPLPRILRDVHTALSTPGSGQLSGTNDLASTPGSGSSSISAGLQKMVIENDLSGLIDFTRLPSPTPENKDLFFVTRSSGVQPSPARSSSYSEANEPDLQMANGGKSLSMVDLQDARALDGEAGSPAGPDVLPTDGQAPAAQLVAGWPARATPVSLAGLATVRRAGQTPTTPGTSEGAPGRPQLLAPLSFQNPVYQMAAGLPLSPRGLGDSGSEGHSSLSSHSNSEELAAAAKLGSFSTAAEELARRPGELARRQMSLTEKGGQPTVPRQNSAGPQRRIDQPPPPPPPPPPAPRGRTPPNLLGTLQYPRPSSGTLASASPDWAGPSTRLRQQSSSSKGDSPELKPRSVHKQGPSPVSPNALDRTAAWLLTMNAQLLEDEGLGPDPPHRDRLRSKDELSQAEKDLAVLQDKLRISTKKLEEYETLFKCQEETTQKLVLEYQARLEEGEERLRRQQEDKDIQMKGIISRLMSVEEELKKDHAEMQAAVDSKQKIIDAQEKRIASLDAANARLMSALTQLKESMH, encoded by the exons GTCCCATCTGATGCCAAGGCTGAAGGAGTCTCGCTCCCACGAGTCCCTGCTCAGCCCCAGCAGTGCGGTGGAGGCGCTGGACCTCAGCATGGAGGAAGAGGTGGTCATCAAACCCGTGCACAGCAGCATCCTTGGCCAGGACTACTGCTTCGAG GTGACGACGTCATCAGGAAGCAAGTGCTTTTCCTGCCGTTCTGCAGCTGAGCGGGATAAGTGGATGGAGAACCTGCGGCGAGCAGTGCACCCCAACAAG GACAACAGCCGGCGTGTGGAACACATCCTGAAGCTGTGGGTGATTGAGGCCAAGGACCTGCCGGCCAAGAAGAAGTACCTGTGTGAGCTGTGCCTGGATGATGTGCTCTACGCCCGTACCACGGGCAAGCTCAAGACGGACAATGTTTTCTGGGGCGAGCACTTCGAGTTCCACAACCTGCCACCCCTGCGCACAGTCACTGTCCACCTGTACCGGGAGACcgacaagaagaagaagaaggagcgCAACAGTTACTTGGGCTTGGTGAGCCTGCCCGCTGCCTCGGTGGCCGGGCGGCAGTTCGTGGAGAAGTGGTACCCGGTGGTGACGCCCAACCCCAAGGGCGGCAAGGGTCCTGGGCCCATGATCCGCATCAAGGCGCGCTACCAAACCATCACCATCCTGCCCATGGAGATGTACAAAGAGTTCGCTGAGCACATCACCAACCACTACCTGGGGCTGTGTGCAGCCCTCGAGCCCATCCTCAGTGCCAAGACCAAGGAGGAGATGGCATCTGCCCTGGTGCACATCCTGCAGAGCACGGGCAAGGTGAAG GACTTCCTGACAGACCTGATGATGTCAGAGGTGGACCGCTGTGGGGACAACGAGCACCTCATCTTCCGGGAGAACACACTGGCCACCAAGGCCATCGAGGAGTACCTCAAGCTAGTGGGCCAGAAGTACCTGCAGGACGCCCTAG GTGAGTTCATCAAAGCACTGTACGAGTCAGATGAGAACTGCGAGGTGGATCCCAGCAAGTGCTCGGCCGCTGACCTCCCAGAGCACCAGGGCAACCTCAAGATGTGCTGCGAGCTGGCCTTCTGCAAGATCATCAACTCCTACTG CGTCTTCCCACGGGAGTTGAAAGAGGTGTTTGCCTCGTGGAGGCAGGAGTGCAGCAGCCGCGGCCGGCCGGACATCAGTGAGCGGCTCATCAGCGCCTCCCTCTTCCTGCGCTTCCTCTGCCCAGCCATCATGTCGCCCTCACTCTTCAACCTGCTGCAGGAGTACCCCGATGACCGCACTGCCCGCACCCTCACCCTCATCGCCAAGGTCACCCAGAACCTGGCCAACTTTGCCAA ATTCGGCAGCAAGGAGGAGTACATGTCCTTCATGAACCAGTTCCTAGAGCATGAGTGGACCAACATGCAGCGCTTCCTGTTGGAGATCTCCAACCCCGAGACCCTCTCCAACACAGCTGGCTTCGAGGGCTACATCGACTTGGGCCGCGAGCTCTCCAGCCTGCACTCACTGCTCTGGGAGGCCATCAGCCAGCTGGAGCAG AGCATAGTGTCCAAACTGGGACCCCTGCCTCGGATCCTGAGGGACGTCCACACAGCGCTGAGCACCCCAGGTAGTGGGCAGCTGTCAGGGACCAACGACCTGGCCTCCACACCAGGCTCTGGCAGCAGCAGCATCTCAGCTGGGCTGCAGAAGATGGTGATCGAGAATGATCTTTCCGG TCTGATAGATTTCACCCGGTTACCGTCTCCAACCCCCGAAAACAAGGACTTGTTTTTTGTCACAAGGTCCTCCGGGGTCCAGCCCTCACCTGCCCGCAGCTCGAGTTACTCGGAAGCCAACGAGCCTGATCTTCAGATGGCCAACGGTGGCAAGAGCCTCTCCATGGTGGACCTCCAGGATGCCCGTGCGCTGGATGGGGAGGCAGGCTCCCCAGCGGGCCCCGATGTCCTCCCCACAGATGGGCAGGCCCCTGCAGCTCAGCTGGTGGCTGGGTGGCCAGCCCGGGCAACCCCAGTGAGCCTGGCAGGGCTGGCCACGGTGCGGCGGGCAGGCCAGACACCAACCACACCAGGCACCTCCGAGGGCGCGCCAGGCCGGCCCCAGCTGTTGGCACCGCTCTCCTTCCAGAACCCTGTGTACCAGATGGCGGCTGGCCTGCCGCTGTCACCCCGCGGCCTTGGCGACTCAGGCTCTGAGGGCCACAGCTCCCTGAGCTCACACAGCAACAGCGAGGAATTGGCGGCCGCTGCCAAGCTGGGAAGTTTCAGCACTGCCGCGGAGGAGCTGGCTCGGCGGCCCGGTGAGCTGGCACGGCGACAGATGTCACTGACTGAAAAAGGCGGGCAGCCCACGGTGCCACGGCAGAACAGTGCTGGCCCCCAGAGGAGGATCGACCAGCctccgcccccacccccgccgccACCTCCTGCCCCCCGCGGCCGGACGCCCCCCAACCTGCTGGGCACCCTGCAGTACCCAAGACCCTCAAGCGGAACCCTGGCATCGGCCTCACCTGATTGGGCAGGCCCCAGTACCCGCCTGAGGCAGCAGTCCTCTTCCTCCAAGGGGGACAGCCCAGAACTGAAGCCACGGTCAGTGCACAAGCAG GGCCCTTCACCCGTGAGCCCCAATGCCCTGGACCGCACAGCCGCTTGGCTCTTGACCATGAACGCGCAGTTGTTAGAAGACGAGGGCCTGGGCCCAGACCCCCCCCACAGGGATAGGCTAAGGAGTAAGGACGAGCTCAGCCAAGCAGAAAAG GACCTGGCGGTACTGCAGGACAAGCTGCGAATCTCCACCAAGAAGCTGGAGGAGTATGAGACCCTGTTCAAGTGCCAGGAGGAGACGACGCAGAAGCTGGTGCTGGAGTACCAGGCAcggctggaggagggagaggagcggCTACGGCGGCAGCAGGAGGACAAGGACATCCAGATGAAGGGCATCATCAGCAG GTTGATGTCTGTGGAGGAAGAACTGAAGAAGGACCATGCAGAGATGCAAGCAGCTGTGGACTCCAAACAGAAGATCATTGATGCCCAG GAGAAGCGCATTGCCTCGCTGGATGCCGCCAATGCCCGCCTCATGAGTGCCCTGACCCAGCTGAAAGAGAG tatGCATTAG
- the DAB2IP gene encoding disabled homolog 2-interacting protein isoform X20, which translates to MPWSPTPSWTKTTPTSRLKKGRALGAACPAASPRRAPAWSPRPPRRSGSRSHLMPRLKESRSHESLLSPSSAVEALDLSMEEEVVIKPVHSSILGQDYCFEVTTSSGSKCFSCRSAAERDKWMENLRRAVHPNKDNSRRVEHILKLWVIEAKDLPAKKKYLCELCLDDVLYARTTGKLKTDNVFWGEHFEFHNLPPLRTVTVHLYRETDKKKKKERNSYLGLVSLPAASVAGRQFVEKWYPVVTPNPKGGKGPGPMIRIKARYQTITILPMEMYKEFAEHITNHYLGLCAALEPILSAKTKEEMASALVHILQSTGKVKDFLTDLMMSEVDRCGDNEHLIFRENTLATKAIEEYLKLVGQKYLQDALGEFIKALYESDENCEVDPSKCSAADLPEHQGNLKMCCELAFCKIINSYCVFPRELKEVFASWRQECSSRGRPDISERLISASLFLRFLCPAIMSPSLFNLLQEYPDDRTARTLTLIAKVTQNLANFAKFGSKEEYMSFMNQFLEHEWTNMQRFLLEISNPETLSNTAGFEGYIDLGRELSSLHSLLWEAISQLEQSIVSKLGPLPRILRDVHTALSTPGSGQLSGTNDLASTPGSGSSSISAGLQKMVIENDLSGLIDFTRLPSPTPENKDLFFVTRSSGVQPSPARSSSYSEANEPDLQMANGGKSLSMVDLQDARALDGEAGSPAGPDVLPTDGQAPAAQLVAGWPARATPVSLAGLATVRRAGQTPTTPGTSEGAPGRPQLLAPLSFQNPVYQMAAGLPLSPRGLGDSGSEGHSSLSSHSNSEELAAAAKLGSFSTAAEELARRPGELARRQMSLTEKGGQPTVPRQNSAGPQRRIDQPPPPPPPPPPAPRGRTPPNLLGTLQYPRPSSGTLASASPDWAGPSTRLRQQSSSSKGDSPELKPRSVHKQGPSPVSPNALDRTAAWLLTMNAQLLEDEGLGPDPPHRDRLRSKDELSQAEKDLAVLQDKLRISTKKLEEYETLFKCQEETTQKLVLEYQARLEEGEERLRRQQEDKDIQMKGIISRLMSVEEELKKDHAEMQAAVDSKQKIIDAQEKRIASLDAANARLMSALTQLKERYSMQARNGISPTNPTKLQITENGEFRNSSNC; encoded by the exons GTCCCATCTGATGCCAAGGCTGAAGGAGTCTCGCTCCCACGAGTCCCTGCTCAGCCCCAGCAGTGCGGTGGAGGCGCTGGACCTCAGCATGGAGGAAGAGGTGGTCATCAAACCCGTGCACAGCAGCATCCTTGGCCAGGACTACTGCTTCGAG GTGACGACGTCATCAGGAAGCAAGTGCTTTTCCTGCCGTTCTGCAGCTGAGCGGGATAAGTGGATGGAGAACCTGCGGCGAGCAGTGCACCCCAACAAG GACAACAGCCGGCGTGTGGAACACATCCTGAAGCTGTGGGTGATTGAGGCCAAGGACCTGCCGGCCAAGAAGAAGTACCTGTGTGAGCTGTGCCTGGATGATGTGCTCTACGCCCGTACCACGGGCAAGCTCAAGACGGACAATGTTTTCTGGGGCGAGCACTTCGAGTTCCACAACCTGCCACCCCTGCGCACAGTCACTGTCCACCTGTACCGGGAGACcgacaagaagaagaagaaggagcgCAACAGTTACTTGGGCTTGGTGAGCCTGCCCGCTGCCTCGGTGGCCGGGCGGCAGTTCGTGGAGAAGTGGTACCCGGTGGTGACGCCCAACCCCAAGGGCGGCAAGGGTCCTGGGCCCATGATCCGCATCAAGGCGCGCTACCAAACCATCACCATCCTGCCCATGGAGATGTACAAAGAGTTCGCTGAGCACATCACCAACCACTACCTGGGGCTGTGTGCAGCCCTCGAGCCCATCCTCAGTGCCAAGACCAAGGAGGAGATGGCATCTGCCCTGGTGCACATCCTGCAGAGCACGGGCAAGGTGAAG GACTTCCTGACAGACCTGATGATGTCAGAGGTGGACCGCTGTGGGGACAACGAGCACCTCATCTTCCGGGAGAACACACTGGCCACCAAGGCCATCGAGGAGTACCTCAAGCTAGTGGGCCAGAAGTACCTGCAGGACGCCCTAG GTGAGTTCATCAAAGCACTGTACGAGTCAGATGAGAACTGCGAGGTGGATCCCAGCAAGTGCTCGGCCGCTGACCTCCCAGAGCACCAGGGCAACCTCAAGATGTGCTGCGAGCTGGCCTTCTGCAAGATCATCAACTCCTACTG CGTCTTCCCACGGGAGTTGAAAGAGGTGTTTGCCTCGTGGAGGCAGGAGTGCAGCAGCCGCGGCCGGCCGGACATCAGTGAGCGGCTCATCAGCGCCTCCCTCTTCCTGCGCTTCCTCTGCCCAGCCATCATGTCGCCCTCACTCTTCAACCTGCTGCAGGAGTACCCCGATGACCGCACTGCCCGCACCCTCACCCTCATCGCCAAGGTCACCCAGAACCTGGCCAACTTTGCCAA ATTCGGCAGCAAGGAGGAGTACATGTCCTTCATGAACCAGTTCCTAGAGCATGAGTGGACCAACATGCAGCGCTTCCTGTTGGAGATCTCCAACCCCGAGACCCTCTCCAACACAGCTGGCTTCGAGGGCTACATCGACTTGGGCCGCGAGCTCTCCAGCCTGCACTCACTGCTCTGGGAGGCCATCAGCCAGCTGGAGCAG AGCATAGTGTCCAAACTGGGACCCCTGCCTCGGATCCTGAGGGACGTCCACACAGCGCTGAGCACCCCAGGTAGTGGGCAGCTGTCAGGGACCAACGACCTGGCCTCCACACCAGGCTCTGGCAGCAGCAGCATCTCAGCTGGGCTGCAGAAGATGGTGATCGAGAATGATCTTTCCGG TCTGATAGATTTCACCCGGTTACCGTCTCCAACCCCCGAAAACAAGGACTTGTTTTTTGTCACAAGGTCCTCCGGGGTCCAGCCCTCACCTGCCCGCAGCTCGAGTTACTCGGAAGCCAACGAGCCTGATCTTCAGATGGCCAACGGTGGCAAGAGCCTCTCCATGGTGGACCTCCAGGATGCCCGTGCGCTGGATGGGGAGGCAGGCTCCCCAGCGGGCCCCGATGTCCTCCCCACAGATGGGCAGGCCCCTGCAGCTCAGCTGGTGGCTGGGTGGCCAGCCCGGGCAACCCCAGTGAGCCTGGCAGGGCTGGCCACGGTGCGGCGGGCAGGCCAGACACCAACCACACCAGGCACCTCCGAGGGCGCGCCAGGCCGGCCCCAGCTGTTGGCACCGCTCTCCTTCCAGAACCCTGTGTACCAGATGGCGGCTGGCCTGCCGCTGTCACCCCGCGGCCTTGGCGACTCAGGCTCTGAGGGCCACAGCTCCCTGAGCTCACACAGCAACAGCGAGGAATTGGCGGCCGCTGCCAAGCTGGGAAGTTTCAGCACTGCCGCGGAGGAGCTGGCTCGGCGGCCCGGTGAGCTGGCACGGCGACAGATGTCACTGACTGAAAAAGGCGGGCAGCCCACGGTGCCACGGCAGAACAGTGCTGGCCCCCAGAGGAGGATCGACCAGCctccgcccccacccccgccgccACCTCCTGCCCCCCGCGGCCGGACGCCCCCCAACCTGCTGGGCACCCTGCAGTACCCAAGACCCTCAAGCGGAACCCTGGCATCGGCCTCACCTGATTGGGCAGGCCCCAGTACCCGCCTGAGGCAGCAGTCCTCTTCCTCCAAGGGGGACAGCCCAGAACTGAAGCCACGGTCAGTGCACAAGCAG GGCCCTTCACCCGTGAGCCCCAATGCCCTGGACCGCACAGCCGCTTGGCTCTTGACCATGAACGCGCAGTTGTTAGAAGACGAGGGCCTGGGCCCAGACCCCCCCCACAGGGATAGGCTAAGGAGTAAGGACGAGCTCAGCCAAGCAGAAAAG GACCTGGCGGTACTGCAGGACAAGCTGCGAATCTCCACCAAGAAGCTGGAGGAGTATGAGACCCTGTTCAAGTGCCAGGAGGAGACGACGCAGAAGCTGGTGCTGGAGTACCAGGCAcggctggaggagggagaggagcggCTACGGCGGCAGCAGGAGGACAAGGACATCCAGATGAAGGGCATCATCAGCAG GTTGATGTCTGTGGAGGAAGAACTGAAGAAGGACCATGCAGAGATGCAAGCAGCTGTGGACTCCAAACAGAAGATCATTGATGCCCAG GAGAAGCGCATTGCCTCGCTGGATGCCGCCAATGCCCGCCTCATGAGTGCCCTGACCCAGCTGAAAGAGAGGTACAGCATGCAAGCCCGTAACGGCATCTCCCCCACCAACCCCACCAAATTGCAGATTACTGAGAACGGCGAGTTCAGAAACAGCAGCAATTGTTAA